One segment of Echeneis naucrates chromosome 15, fEcheNa1.1, whole genome shotgun sequence DNA contains the following:
- the LOC115055829 gene encoding uncharacterized protein LOC115055829, whose amino-acid sequence MADSNPVATTLPLPINVTGNASTHAAVQVAEVINWLTLTLGLPAIGLALYALKNLSKGGNKVPMHVMFLLVSDIIGFFGRPRLEEDMNQDILPSDATDFIFYFGVVSNIAMMLFIAQERHLLVAYPQCLGCCNSVRRSPIVSLLAWAAPFGVLALAVLKFNFWFAVALLSPFPFLLFFAVDSWRALICSRSNTLTIERKRTVYGIAAICLNYTLLYVPFILSILLEALSFKEAVRYLGLVSHLLLYLSPLVDPFLYIFMTRGFKEVLQALPCCSNCRKEQKMAPTVETVAETVETRL is encoded by the exons ATGGCTGACAGTAACCCAGTGGCAACAACTTTGCCCCTCCCCATCAACGTCACCGGCAACGCCTCCACGCATGCCGCTGTGCAGGTGGCTGAGGTGATCAACTGGTTGACTTTAACTTTGGGGCTGCCCGCGATTGGTCTGGCTCTTTACGCCCTCAAGAATCTATCCAAAG GTGGGAATAAAGTTCCCATGCACGTCATGTTTCTCCTGGTCTCTGACATCATCGGTTTTTTCGGTCGTCCTCGTTTGGAGGAGGACATGAATCAGGACATCCTCCCCTCTGATGCTACTGACTTCATCTTCTATTTTGGCGTTGTCTCCAACATCGCCATGATGCTGTTTATAGCCCAAGAACGCCATCTGTTGGTGGCTTACCCGCAGTGTCTTGGCTGCTGCAACAGTGTCCGAAGGTCTCCTATAGTGAGCTTGTTGGCTTGGGCTGCTCCATTCGGCGTCCTGGCCCTGGCTGTGCTTAAGTTCAACTTCTGGTTTGCAGTGGCTCTGCTAAGCCctttccccttcctcctcttctttgcTGTGGACTCATGGCGAGCCCTCATATGCTCCAGATCAAACACTCTCACCATAGAAAGGAAGAGGACAGTGTATGGGATTGCTGCAATCTGTCTTAATTACACCCTCCTTTATGTCCCCTTCATCCTCAGCATCCTCTTAGAAGCTCTGTCCTTTAAAGAGGCAGTGCGCTATCTGGGGTTGGTGTCTCACCTGCTGCTCTACCTCAGCCCTCTGGTGGACCCCTTCCTCTATATTTTCATGACCAGAGGCTTCAAAGAGGTGCTGCAGGCTTTGCCCTGCTGTTCAAACTGCAGAAAGGAGCAGAAGATGGCACCCACTGTGGAGACTGTAGCTGAGACTGTGGAGACGAGACTCTGA